A single Lolium perenne isolate Kyuss_39 chromosome 6, Kyuss_2.0, whole genome shotgun sequence DNA region contains:
- the LOC127307319 gene encoding serine/threonine-protein kinase AFC2 isoform X2 has translation MKKADPVMHELRLIHTDLKPENILLVSAEYTKVPDYKVSSRSPKEGSYYKRVPKSSEIKVIDFGSTTYDQQDQTYVVSTRHYRAPEVILGLGWSYPCDIWSVGCILVELCTGEALFQTHENLEHLAMMERVLSPLPYHMLKRADRHAEKYVRKGRLNWPEGCASRESMKAVMKLPRLQNLVMQNVDHSAGDLIDLLQGLLKHDPASRLTAQEALKHPFLMEKSERRR, from the exons ATGAAAAAAGCAGATCCAG TTATGCATGAATTGCGCCTCATTCACACTGATTTAAAGCCTGAGAACATTCTTCTTGTTTCCGCGGAGTACACTAAAGTACCTGATTACAAA GTTTCATCCCGTTCCCCGAAGGAGGGATCCTATTACAAACGTGTGCCCAAGTCCAGTGAGATAAAGGTGATTGATTTTGGCAGCACGACATATGACCAGCAGGACCAGACCTACGTTGTTTCTACTAGGCATTATCGGGCCCCTGAAGTTATCTTGG GACTTGGATGGAGTTACCCATGTGATATCTGGAGTGTTGGCTGTATTCTGGTAGAACTGTGCACG GGAGAGGCATTGTTTCAAACTCATGAGAATTTGGAGCATCTGGCTATGATGGAGAGGGTGCTTAGTCCACTGCCATACCACATGCTTAAGAGGGCAGA TCGACATGCTGAGAAATACGTCAGAAAGGGCCGTTTAAACTGGCCTGAAGGATGTGCTTCACGGGAGAGCATGAAAGCTGTCATGAAGCTGCCCCGGCTTCAG AATTTGGTGATGCAAAATGTAGACCATTCGGCTGGCGACTTGATTGATCTTTTGCAAGGGCTGCTTAAGCATGATCCAGCAAGCCGCCTAACAGCCCAAGAGGCGCTTAAGCATCCATTCTTGATGGAGAAGAGTGAGCGAAGAAGATGA